One genomic window of Etheostoma spectabile isolate EspeVRDwgs_2016 chromosome 7, UIUC_Espe_1.0, whole genome shotgun sequence includes the following:
- the LOC116692999 gene encoding isocitrate dehydrogenase [NAD] subunit gamma, mitochondrial isoform X1: protein MHCQSLPGVRTRHRNIDIMIIRENTEGEYSSLEHENVPGVVECLKIITKTKSLRIADYAFRTARAKGRGRVTAVHKANIMVCVDGSLFLECCKEVAGGYPEITFDSMIVDNTTMQLVSRPQQFDVMVMPNLYGNVVSNVCAGLVGGPGLVPGANYGEDYAVFETGTRNTGKSIANQNTANPTAMLLASCLLLDHLRLHAYASMIRRAILSTVSETRLHTADLGGQGSTSEVVRSVMSAVQSTGPLTLSI, encoded by the exons ATGCACTGCCAGTCCCTCCCAGGAGTGAGGACACGCCACAGAAACATCGACATCATGATCATCAGGGAGAACACCGAGGGGGAGTACAGCAGCCTGGAGCACGAG AATGTCCCGGGCGTTGTTGAATGTCTGAAGATCATCACCAAGACCAAATCGCTACGCATCGCTGACTACGCCTTCAGAACTGCGAGGGCCAAAGGACGTGGACGGGTCACGGCTGTACACAAAGCTAACATCAT ggtgtgtgttgacGGGTCGCTCTTCCTGGAGTGCTGTAAGGAGGTTGCCGGCGGTTACCCTGAGATCACCTTCGACAGCATGATTGTGGACAACACCACCATGCAG CTGGTCTCCAGGCCCCAGCAGTTCGATGTGATGGTCATGCCCAACCTGTACGGCAACGTAGTGAGCAACGTGTGCGCCGGGCTGGTGGGTGGACCGGGTCTGGTGCCCGGAGCCAACTATGGAGAGGACTACGCCGTGTTTGAGACG GGCACCAGGAACACCGGGAAGAGCATCGCTAACCAAAACACAGCCAACCCCACGGCCATGCTGCTGGCCTCCTGCCTGCTGCTGGATCACCTGCGGCTCCACGCGTACGCCAGCATGATCCGCAGAGCCATCCTCTCCACGGTCTCCGAGACTCGG CTGCACACGGCGGACCTGGGCGGCCAAGGCTCCACCTCTGAAGTGGTCCGCTCCGTCATGAGTGCTGTTCAGAGCACCGGGCCCCTGACACTGAGCATCtag